A genomic stretch from Flavobacterium nitratireducens includes:
- a CDS encoding efflux transporter outer membrane subunit produces MKNKIYKIALLTTTVILFQSCFVGKDYKRPEVKTANLYRNETTAVDTNSLANVSWEKIFTDPILQAHIRKGLQNNLDIRIAMQNLAAAEATMKQGKAGFFPNFSVGTDWTHQELSKNSQFGAIVRNTSVDQYQFTGTLSWEADIWGKIKSNKRAANAAFLQTAAANQAIKTELIANIAATYYQLLAVDGQIKVAEETLINRNKSVETIIQLKKSGSVTEVGVKQTEAQKYATEIILADLKNNIIILENTLSTLLGEPSNKIERSTFETQKLAPSITLGVPSQLLRNRPDIIAAEYNLISNFELTNVAKSSFYPTLKITATGGFQSIELKEWFSTNSIFANIVTGLTQPIFNQRQLKTKYEIAKANQEKAYLQFEQSLLKAGKEVSDALAQYNNETTKIAVREKQVDALKKAANYSDELLTYGLANYLEVLTSKNDALNAQLSLIDNKFQQYKAVIQLYKALGGGWQ; encoded by the coding sequence ATGAAAAACAAAATATATAAAATTGCTTTGCTAACAACTACTGTTATCCTATTTCAGTCTTGTTTTGTTGGTAAAGACTATAAACGACCTGAAGTAAAAACAGCTAATTTGTATCGAAATGAAACAACAGCTGTTGATACCAATTCATTAGCCAATGTAAGTTGGGAAAAAATATTTACCGATCCTATTTTGCAAGCTCATATTCGAAAAGGTTTGCAAAACAATTTAGATATCCGAATTGCAATGCAAAACCTGGCTGCTGCTGAAGCAACAATGAAGCAAGGTAAAGCTGGATTTTTTCCTAATTTTTCAGTTGGAACTGATTGGACGCACCAAGAACTTTCTAAAAACAGTCAGTTTGGTGCTATTGTAAGAAACACTTCGGTAGACCAATATCAATTTACTGGAACTTTATCTTGGGAAGCTGATATTTGGGGAAAAATAAAAAGTAATAAACGTGCTGCAAATGCTGCATTTTTACAAACAGCTGCTGCTAATCAAGCAATCAAAACGGAGTTAATAGCCAATATTGCTGCAACCTATTATCAATTACTTGCCGTAGATGGGCAAATAAAAGTTGCCGAAGAAACTTTAATCAACAGAAACAAAAGTGTTGAAACAATCATTCAACTAAAAAAATCAGGAAGTGTAACTGAAGTAGGTGTTAAACAAACTGAAGCTCAAAAATATGCTACTGAAATTATTTTAGCCGATTTAAAAAATAACATTATTATTCTTGAAAACACACTAAGTACATTACTTGGCGAACCTTCAAATAAGATTGAAAGAAGTACATTTGAAACACAAAAATTAGCACCTTCAATCACGCTTGGTGTACCATCGCAATTATTAAGAAATCGTCCAGATATCATTGCTGCCGAATATAACTTAATATCCAATTTTGAATTAACTAATGTAGCCAAAAGCAGTTTTTATCCCACTCTTAAAATTACTGCAACAGGAGGATTTCAGAGTATTGAGTTAAAAGAATGGTTCAGCACTAATTCGATTTTTGCTAATATTGTTACGGGCTTAACGCAACCGATCTTTAATCAAAGACAACTTAAAACAAAATATGAAATTGCTAAAGCCAATCAAGAGAAAGCCTATTTACAATTTGAGCAATCTCTTTTAAAAGCAGGTAAAGAAGTCTCAGATGCCTTAGCACAATACAATAACGAAACTACAAAAATAGCTGTGCGCGAAAAACAAGTTGATGCGTTAAAGAAAGCGGCTAATTATTCAGATGAACTATTGACCTATGGTCTAGCTAATTATTTAGAAGTCCTAACGTCCAAAAATGATGCTCTGAATGCTCAATTAAGTTTAATTGATAATAAATTTCAACAGTACAAAGCTGTAATTCAACTTTATAAAGCCTTAGGAGGCGGATGGCAATAA
- a CDS encoding cytochrome c peroxidase → MRIFKYKFSLHLVFLMSFGCLVVLASCETNQYKDLDVQQNLISDIDKLSQNIAFFEKKVEGNGDEKAIQEAFKSARLDYKKIEWAVEYFTPNPARFINGPALDELEVAENTAIPPSGFQVIEEIIFPHYSVENKTDLIREVKVLGGNIKQVKQHLEAITISDAHIMDACKLEINRILALGITGFDSPIALHSIPEAIVSLHSLKGLLSKFKNANPDSNQLEKEINSLIDKAIKYCDANANFVTFDRAEFILKFLNPLSHKLVAFQKINKIKNSDRNSIVKQDAKSIFDKNAFNVDGFIPSEEYAFTTEKAALGKKLFYENAFSNTNSRNCSSCHNPDKAFTDGLQYNESLNGVNLRRNTPMLTYASLQNAQFWDMRQLDLEKQSLDVIQNKDEMHGNVSNALKKIGKDKEYQELFKKAFPKSSKIEEWQVQNALASYIRSLNTFDSKFDSYMRGESNRFSVEEKLGFNLFAGKAKCATCHFIPLFNGTVPPSFQKTEQEVIGTPADKNGKKISSDLGRYLQNQMPQLKNAFKTPSLRNVAITAPYMHNGVFSSLEEVVDFYNKGGGVGLGLVIDNQTLPSDKLELNDKEIKALVAFMKTLTDKAYQ, encoded by the coding sequence ATGAGAATTTTTAAATACAAGTTTAGCTTACACTTAGTTTTTTTAATGAGTTTTGGATGTTTAGTGGTTTTAGCTAGTTGCGAAACAAACCAATATAAAGACTTAGATGTTCAACAAAATTTAATTTCGGATATTGATAAATTAAGTCAAAATATAGCTTTTTTTGAAAAAAAGGTTGAAGGAAATGGAGATGAAAAAGCAATTCAAGAAGCTTTTAAATCCGCAAGATTAGACTATAAGAAAATAGAATGGGCTGTTGAATATTTTACACCTAATCCAGCTCGATTTATTAATGGTCCTGCGTTAGATGAACTAGAAGTAGCCGAAAATACAGCGATACCCCCAAGTGGATTTCAAGTTATCGAAGAAATAATTTTTCCTCATTATTCCGTTGAAAATAAAACCGATTTAATTAGAGAAGTTAAGGTTCTTGGAGGTAATATTAAACAAGTAAAACAGCATCTGGAAGCAATTACTATTTCGGATGCACACATTATGGACGCCTGTAAATTGGAAATTAATAGAATATTGGCATTAGGCATTACAGGTTTTGATTCACCCATAGCTTTACATTCGATTCCTGAAGCCATAGTAAGTTTACATTCTTTAAAGGGTTTATTATCAAAGTTTAAAAATGCTAATCCTGATTCCAATCAACTTGAAAAAGAAATTAACTCATTAATTGATAAAGCAATAAAATATTGTGATGCTAATGCCAATTTTGTAACCTTTGATAGAGCAGAATTTATTTTGAAATTCTTAAATCCATTAAGTCATAAATTGGTCGCTTTTCAAAAAATAAATAAGATTAAAAATTCAGATCGAAATAGTATTGTTAAGCAGGATGCAAAGTCAATATTTGATAAAAATGCTTTCAATGTTGATGGATTTATTCCTTCTGAAGAGTATGCTTTTACCACCGAAAAAGCAGCGTTGGGAAAAAAATTATTTTATGAAAATGCTTTTTCAAATACTAATTCGCGCAATTGTTCCAGTTGTCATAATCCTGATAAAGCATTTACGGATGGCTTGCAGTATAATGAATCGTTAAATGGTGTAAATTTAAGAAGAAACACACCAATGTTAACTTATGCCTCTTTACAAAATGCGCAATTTTGGGATATGCGTCAGTTGGATTTAGAAAAACAAAGTTTGGATGTTATCCAAAACAAAGATGAAATGCACGGAAATGTTAGTAATGCTTTAAAAAAAATAGGTAAAGATAAAGAGTACCAAGAATTATTTAAAAAAGCATTTCCAAAATCTTCCAAGATTGAAGAATGGCAAGTTCAAAATGCGCTTGCAAGTTATATTCGCTCTTTAAATACTTTCGATAGTAAATTTGATTCTTATATGAGGGGAGAATCGAATCGTTTTTCAGTAGAAGAAAAATTAGGTTTTAATCTTTTTGCCGGAAAAGCCAAGTGTGCCACTTGTCATTTTATTCCTTTATTTAATGGAACTGTTCCGCCTTCTTTTCAAAAAACAGAACAGGAAGTAATAGGTACCCCAGCGGATAAAAATGGGAAGAAGATTAGTTCAGATTTAGGTAGATATCTACAAAATCAAATGCCTCAATTAAAAAATGCGTTCAAGACACCTTCGTTGCGAAATGTAGCTATAACAGCACCCTATATGCATAATGGCGTTTTTTCAAGTTTAGAGGAAGTAGTTGATTTTTATAATAAAGGTGGGGGAGTTGGCTTAGGTTTAGTTATCGATAATCAAACATTACCTTCAGATAAATTAGAACTAAACGATAAAGAAATCAAAGCTCTTGTTGCTTTTATGAAAACATTGACAGATAAAGCGTATCAGTAA
- the ettA gene encoding energy-dependent translational throttle protein EttA yields the protein MSDDKKVIFSMSKVSKTYSSSNKQVLKDIYLSFFYGAKIGILGLNGSGKSSLLKIIAGVDKNYQGDVVFAPGYTVGYLEQEPELDETKTVLEVVQEGVAETMAVLDEYNKINDLFGLEENYSDPDKMDKLMERQAALQDKIDALGAWEIDTKLEIAMDALRTPDGDTPIKNLSGGERRRVALCRLLLKQPDVLLLDEPTNHLDAESVLWLEQHLAQYAGTVIAVTHDRYFLDNVAGWILELDRGEGIPWKGNYSSWLDQKSKRLEQEEKVASKRRKTLERELEWVRQGAKGRQTKQKARLQNYDKLLNEDQKQLDEKLEIYIPNGPRLGTNVIEAKNVAKAFGDKLLYDNLNFTLPQAGIVGVIGPNGAGKSTIFRMIMGEQQTDSGEFTVGDTVKIAYVDQSHSNIDPNKSIWENFCDGQELIMMGGRQVNSRAYLSRFNFGGSDQNKKVSMLSGGERNRLHLAMTLKEEGNVLLLDEPTNDLDVNTLRALEEGLENFAGCAVVISHDRWFLDRICTHILAFEGNSEVYFFEGSFTEYEENKKKRLGGDLTPKRIKYRKLIRG from the coding sequence ATGTCAGACGATAAGAAAGTAATATTCTCGATGTCAAAAGTGAGTAAGACTTACTCAAGCAGCAATAAACAAGTATTGAAAGATATCTATTTGAGTTTCTTTTATGGAGCTAAAATTGGTATTTTAGGTTTGAATGGTTCTGGTAAATCTTCCCTTTTGAAAATCATTGCAGGAGTTGATAAAAATTATCAAGGAGATGTAGTTTTTGCTCCAGGATATACAGTAGGTTATTTAGAGCAAGAGCCAGAATTAGACGAAACTAAAACTGTTTTGGAAGTAGTTCAGGAAGGTGTAGCCGAAACAATGGCTGTATTGGATGAATACAACAAAATCAATGATTTATTTGGTCTTGAAGAAAATTATTCAGATCCAGATAAAATGGATAAATTAATGGAGCGTCAGGCTGCTTTGCAAGACAAAATAGATGCTTTAGGTGCTTGGGAAATCGACACCAAATTAGAAATCGCAATGGATGCGTTACGCACTCCAGACGGTGATACTCCAATTAAAAACCTTTCTGGAGGAGAGCGTCGTCGTGTGGCTTTATGTCGTTTGTTATTAAAACAACCTGATGTATTGTTATTAGATGAGCCTACCAACCACTTGGATGCGGAATCTGTACTTTGGTTAGAGCAACATTTAGCGCAATATGCAGGAACGGTAATTGCTGTAACGCACGACCGTTATTTCTTGGATAATGTTGCGGGATGGATTTTAGAGTTGGATAGAGGAGAAGGTATTCCATGGAAAGGAAATTATTCTTCATGGTTGGATCAAAAATCTAAACGTTTAGAACAAGAAGAAAAAGTAGCTTCTAAGCGAAGAAAAACATTAGAGCGTGAGTTGGAGTGGGTTCGTCAGGGAGCAAAAGGACGTCAAACGAAACAAAAAGCGCGTTTACAGAACTACGACAAATTATTGAACGAAGATCAAAAACAATTGGATGAGAAATTAGAAATCTACATCCCTAATGGTCCACGTTTAGGAACCAATGTTATTGAAGCTAAAAATGTTGCCAAGGCATTTGGCGATAAATTATTGTATGATAATTTGAATTTTACTTTGCCTCAGGCAGGAATTGTTGGAGTTATTGGGCCAAATGGTGCTGGTAAATCAACTATTTTCCGAATGATTATGGGTGAACAACAAACAGATAGTGGAGAATTTACGGTGGGTGATACTGTAAAAATTGCTTACGTAGATCAATCACACTCTAATATTGACCCTAATAAATCAATTTGGGAAAACTTCTGCGATGGTCAGGAATTAATCATGATGGGAGGTCGTCAAGTGAATTCACGTGCTTATTTAAGTCGTTTCAACTTTGGAGGAAGTGACCAAAACAAAAAAGTATCAATGCTTTCAGGTGGAGAACGTAACCGTTTGCACTTGGCCATGACTTTGAAAGAAGAAGGAAACGTATTGTTACTGGATGAGCCAACGAATGATTTGGATGTAAATACCCTTCGTGCACTAGAAGAAGGTTTGGAAAACTTTGCTGGTTGTGCTGTGGTAATCTCTCACGACAGATGGTTCTTAGACCGTATTTGCACACACATTTTAGCATTTGAAGGAAACTCAGAAGTATATTTCTTTGAGGGAAGTTTCACTGAATATGAGGAAAACAAAAAGAAACGTTTGGGTGGTGATTTAACTCCAAAACGTATCAAGTACAGAAAACTTATTCGTGGATAA
- a CDS encoding GbsR/MarR family transcriptional regulator, which produces METLQKEKEELVEILGIHFESIYQIPPLAGRIIGLLIVEGCKSGLTFETIVEKLGASKSSISTNLNLLLKTEKVIYFTIPCDRKKYFKSAALSSRLSNYLKFLESENYITDRIFEYRQKTASCPEEKCNLENIKAYKKHLKEVEASLKKTIAEFKEIEIQNQSNK; this is translated from the coding sequence ATGGAGACTTTACAAAAAGAAAAAGAAGAACTAGTTGAAATATTAGGTATTCACTTTGAGTCTATTTACCAAATTCCCCCTTTGGCAGGAAGAATTATTGGTCTTTTGATTGTTGAAGGATGTAAGTCCGGATTAACATTTGAAACAATCGTAGAAAAATTAGGAGCAAGTAAAAGTTCTATTTCTACTAATCTAAATTTACTACTTAAAACAGAAAAAGTTATCTATTTTACAATTCCATGTGATAGAAAAAAATACTTTAAGTCAGCTGCATTAAGTAGCCGATTATCAAACTACTTGAAGTTTTTAGAGTCGGAAAATTATATTACCGATAGAATATTTGAATATCGACAAAAAACGGCTTCCTGCCCGGAAGAAAAATGTAATTTAGAAAACATAAAAGCATATAAAAAACACTTGAAAGAAGTTGAAGCCTCACTTAAAAAAACAATTGCCGAGTTCAAAGAAATAGAAATTCAAAATCAATCCAATAAATAA
- a CDS encoding efflux RND transporter periplasmic adaptor subunit produces MKKRFFISAIILSIGLLSCNKKKEEQAAPPVMPYKVISVEKSNTSLLSEYPTTLEGVTDIDIRAKVDGYIEKIYVQEGQEVKKGQLLFKLETQTADQEASAAKAKVAAAQVEVNRLKPLVERNIISDVQLETAKANLASAKSTYQSILARINYATIKSPVNGIVGTLPLRLGSYVSSQTAEPLTRISDVSTIYAYFSMNEKQQLDITMHSAGKTFQEKIAKMPAVNLILSNGIEYEQKGKIETFSGQANTQTGSFNVRASFANANKLLRSGGSGTIQIPTNLTDVILIPQNATLEMQDKRVVLTVDKENKVKAIPVEVRAVPGGQYFVVDKGLNVNDKILIEGVGIISEGTEIKPQLVDYSTIISPEKKGIN; encoded by the coding sequence ATGAAAAAGAGATTTTTTATTAGTGCAATCATATTATCCATAGGTTTACTTTCTTGCAATAAAAAGAAAGAAGAACAGGCCGCACCTCCTGTAATGCCCTACAAAGTTATAAGTGTAGAAAAATCAAATACTTCTTTACTTTCTGAATATCCAACTACTCTTGAGGGAGTTACCGATATTGATATCCGTGCAAAAGTAGATGGTTATATTGAAAAAATATACGTACAGGAAGGTCAGGAAGTTAAAAAAGGACAATTACTTTTTAAACTGGAAACTCAAACCGCCGATCAGGAAGCAAGTGCTGCTAAAGCTAAAGTTGCTGCTGCTCAGGTCGAAGTAAACCGTTTAAAACCTTTGGTGGAAAGAAACATTATTAGTGATGTGCAATTAGAAACTGCAAAAGCCAATTTAGCCAGTGCAAAAAGTACTTATCAGAGTATTTTGGCTCGTATCAATTACGCTACCATTAAAAGTCCTGTAAATGGAATTGTTGGTACTTTACCTTTACGATTAGGTAGTTATGTGAGTAGTCAAACAGCCGAACCATTGACCAGAATCTCGGATGTAAGCACAATTTATGCTTATTTTTCAATGAATGAAAAACAACAATTGGACATCACGATGCATTCGGCAGGAAAAACATTTCAGGAAAAAATTGCCAAAATGCCTGCAGTGAATTTAATTCTGAGCAATGGAATCGAATACGAACAAAAAGGGAAAATTGAAACTTTTAGCGGACAAGCTAATACACAAACAGGTTCTTTTAATGTAAGAGCAAGTTTTGCCAATGCAAACAAATTATTGCGTTCAGGAGGTAGCGGAACGATTCAAATTCCAACCAATTTAACGGATGTAATTTTGATTCCTCAAAATGCAACTTTAGAAATGCAGGACAAACGTGTAGTGCTAACTGTTGACAAAGAAAATAAAGTAAAAGCTATTCCTGTAGAAGTTCGTGCTGTTCCCGGAGGACAATATTTTGTTGTAGATAAAGGATTGAATGTAAATGATAAAATACTTATTGAAGGGGTTGGAATTATATCTGAAGGAACTGAAATCAAACCACAATTAGTTGACTATTCAACAATTATAAGTCCTGAGAAAAAAGGAATTAACTAA
- a CDS encoding efflux RND transporter permease subunit: MFSKFIDRPVLSTVISIIIVILGILGLISLPVSQYPEIAPPTVTVSANYQGASAEVVMNSVVIPLEEQINGVEDMTYMTSTSNNDGSASINIYFKLGTNPDLAAVNVQNRVSRATPLLPQEVTRAGVTTSKRQSDNILIFSLYSENPNYDMTFLQNYANINILPKIKRVAGVGEAMIFGQKDYSMRIWLKPDVMGAYGLVPSDITALLAEQNIEAAPGQLGERSNQSFQYILKYKGRLQSTKEFEEIVVRSTSNGDVLKLGDVARIELGAVNYASNTLTNGNQSVAVAVAQTAGSNAQEVIENSLKVLEKSSVNFPKGLKYKTLINANDFLDESISKVIHTLIEAFILVFIVVFIFLQDWRSTLIPAISVPVAILGTFFFLSLFGFTINLLTLFALVLAVGIVVDDAIVVVEAVHAKMEAGEHDPKKAAHSAMGDISGAIISITLVMSAVFIPVSFISGSSGVFYKQFGLTLAVSIVLSAINALTLSPALCAIFLREQGSNKPKGFLERFYAAFNTGFETTTAKYKRSVEFFIKRKWMAFAGIALFAGLYILLTTITPKAFVPSEDTGSILSDVSLAPGTSLKRTEEVLLQIENQIKDIPEIKEILRISGRSLISGTGSNYGMVIVKLKPWAERKEANQEVTAVIQELFKRAATVKDAKVLFFARPTLVGFGYSNGFEMQLQDQKGGTVQELSKVKDEFITALTNRPEIKYAATSFSANYPQYRIDLNVPAIKKSGLTVTDILGTMQGYYGGVYASNFNKFGKQYRVVYQSEPQFRNDPESLNKVMVRNNSGQMAPISQFVTLEKVFGPQAIDRFNLFTSVKITGAPNEGYSSGDAIKAVEEVAAQKLPLGYGYEFSGMTREEISAGGQTLFIFILCLVFVYFLLSAQYESYILPFAVLFSLPIGLAGSYIFAYLFGVTNNIYLQITLIMLIGLLAKNAILIVEFSADSRRKGLSISQAAIQGAVARLRPILMTSFAFILGLLPLMLAQGAGAVGNKAIGTGAIGGMLIGTVLGVFVIPVLFIVFQNLQEKISSKPLPIAIKESDVESIESENEKQNI, encoded by the coding sequence ATGTTTTCAAAATTCATTGACAGACCTGTATTGTCAACGGTGATTTCTATTATTATCGTTATACTGGGAATTTTAGGGTTAATCTCGCTCCCTGTTTCACAATACCCGGAAATAGCCCCTCCTACTGTTACCGTTTCTGCAAATTATCAAGGTGCTAGTGCCGAAGTTGTAATGAACTCAGTGGTTATTCCTTTAGAAGAACAAATCAATGGTGTAGAAGATATGACATACATGACTTCTACATCTAATAATGATGGTTCAGCTTCTATAAATATATATTTCAAATTAGGAACTAATCCTGATTTGGCTGCCGTAAACGTTCAAAACCGCGTGTCTCGTGCCACTCCCCTTTTGCCACAGGAAGTAACAAGAGCCGGTGTAACAACATCAAAAAGACAAAGTGATAACATTTTGATTTTTTCTTTATACAGTGAAAATCCAAATTATGACATGACTTTTCTTCAAAATTATGCCAACATCAACATATTACCTAAAATCAAAAGGGTTGCAGGTGTAGGTGAAGCAATGATTTTCGGTCAAAAAGACTACTCGATGCGTATTTGGCTTAAGCCAGATGTTATGGGTGCTTATGGTTTAGTTCCATCAGATATTACCGCTTTATTAGCAGAGCAAAACATCGAAGCTGCTCCGGGACAATTAGGAGAAAGAAGCAATCAATCGTTTCAATATATATTAAAATATAAAGGTCGTTTACAAAGCACTAAAGAATTTGAAGAAATTGTAGTTCGCTCAACTTCTAATGGAGATGTTCTTAAATTAGGAGATGTAGCTCGTATTGAATTAGGAGCTGTAAACTACGCCAGTAATACACTTACCAATGGTAATCAATCAGTTGCCGTAGCTGTTGCACAAACTGCAGGATCAAATGCACAGGAGGTTATAGAAAATTCTTTGAAAGTATTAGAAAAATCATCAGTAAATTTTCCAAAAGGATTAAAATACAAGACTTTAATTAACGCTAATGATTTCCTTGACGAATCTATTTCTAAAGTAATTCACACTTTAATTGAAGCTTTCATATTGGTATTTATTGTTGTATTTATCTTTTTACAAGATTGGAGATCTACACTTATACCTGCCATCTCGGTACCTGTTGCTATTTTAGGAACTTTTTTCTTCCTGAGTCTATTTGGATTTACCATCAATTTATTAACCTTATTCGCATTGGTTTTAGCTGTTGGTATTGTGGTTGATGATGCCATTGTTGTTGTTGAAGCTGTTCACGCTAAAATGGAGGCCGGAGAACATGATCCTAAAAAAGCGGCTCATAGTGCGATGGGCGATATTAGTGGTGCTATTATTTCCATTACATTAGTAATGTCGGCGGTATTTATTCCTGTGTCTTTTATCAGTGGTTCTTCAGGAGTATTCTACAAACAATTCGGATTAACACTGGCTGTATCAATTGTTTTATCAGCAATTAATGCACTTACTTTGTCTCCTGCCCTTTGTGCTATTTTCTTAAGAGAACAAGGTTCTAATAAACCTAAAGGATTCTTAGAACGTTTTTATGCTGCCTTCAATACAGGATTTGAAACAACAACAGCCAAATACAAACGTTCAGTTGAATTTTTTATTAAACGAAAATGGATGGCATTTGCAGGAATTGCGCTTTTTGCAGGACTTTATATTTTACTAACCACAATTACCCCTAAAGCGTTTGTACCAAGTGAAGACACTGGATCAATTCTTTCGGATGTTTCATTAGCACCGGGAACTTCATTAAAAAGAACCGAAGAAGTATTATTACAGATAGAAAATCAGATAAAAGATATTCCTGAAATTAAAGAAATACTGCGTATTTCCGGTCGAAGTTTAATAAGTGGAACAGGTAGTAACTACGGAATGGTAATTGTGAAATTGAAACCATGGGCTGAACGAAAAGAAGCCAATCAGGAAGTTACCGCTGTTATACAGGAATTATTTAAACGTGCAGCAACGGTAAAAGATGCTAAAGTTTTATTTTTTGCACGTCCTACTTTAGTTGGGTTTGGTTACTCCAATGGTTTTGAAATGCAATTACAAGATCAAAAAGGAGGAACTGTACAGGAATTGAGTAAAGTAAAAGACGAATTTATAACTGCTTTAACGAATCGCCCTGAAATCAAGTATGCTGCCACTTCTTTTTCAGCTAATTATCCTCAATATCGAATTGATTTGAATGTTCCCGCTATTAAAAAATCAGGACTAACAGTAACCGATATTTTAGGAACAATGCAAGGCTATTATGGGGGAGTTTATGCATCCAACTTTAATAAATTTGGAAAACAATATAGAGTAGTTTACCAATCCGAGCCTCAATTTAGGAATGATCCTGAATCTTTAAATAAAGTTATGGTTCGAAATAATTCCGGTCAAATGGCTCCTATATCGCAGTTTGTAACATTGGAAAAAGTATTTGGACCTCAAGCAATCGACCGTTTCAACTTATTTACTTCGGTTAAAATCACTGGTGCTCCAAATGAAGGCTATAGTTCCGGAGATGCTATCAAAGCGGTTGAAGAAGTAGCTGCTCAAAAATTACCTTTAGGATATGGATACGAATTTTCAGGAATGACACGTGAAGAAATTAGTGCCGGAGGACAAACATTGTTTATTTTCATCTTGTGTCTGGTATTTGTTTATTTCTTATTATCAGCACAATACGAAAGTTATATTTTGCCTTTTGCCGTATTATTTTCATTACCAATTGGTTTAGCAGGTTCATATATTTTTGCTTATTTATTTGGAGTAACTAACAATATTTATTTACAAATTACATTAATCATGCTTATTGGATTATTGGCTAAAAATGCTATTTTAATTGTAGAATTTTCAGCCGACTCCAGAAGAAAAGGATTAAGTATTTCCCAAGCTGCCATTCAAGGTGCAGTAGCACGTTTAAGACCTATATTAATGACTTCATTTGCCTTTATTTTAGGCTTATTACCATTAATGTTAGCTCAAGGAGCTGGTGCTGTAGGTAACAAAGCTATCGGAACTGGAGCTATTGGTGGTATGTTAATAGGAACGGTTTTAGGAGTTTTTGTTATTCCTGTCTTATTTATTGTTTTCCAAAATTTACAGGAAAAAATATCGAGCAAACCATTACCTATTGCAATTAAAGAATCAGATGTTGAATCTATAGAATCAGAAAATGAAAAACAAAATATATAA
- a CDS encoding HD domain-containing protein, producing the protein MSQINKLKIFNDPIYGFITIPNALIYDLIQHPYFQRLRRISQMGLSYLVYPGANHTRFHHALGCMHLMQKAVDVLRFKGVSISEEEENALYIAILLHDIGHGPFSHAMEKSIVEDVHHEEISLLFMRQLNKEFKGKLSLAIKIFEGDYPRKFMLQLISSQLDMDRMDYLKRDSFYSGVAEGNVNSERLIQMMNVEDDYLVIEEKGIYSVEKFLMSRRLMYWQAYLHKTSLVAELVLTKILKRAKELILKGVVLPCSEPLQFFMQNKIDLASFDTNTLDLFSQLDDFDIISALKAWQRQDDFILSTLSKMIINRDLLKIQLTSDKVAIDDLNPLREKFASEHNISLADTNYFIFKGKIKNQAYNKEAEPIRILKKDRTIEDVIESSDQLNLKSLSKSVTKYYICFPKQLV; encoded by the coding sequence GTGTCGCAAATCAATAAACTTAAAATATTCAATGACCCTATTTATGGGTTTATAACAATACCAAACGCTTTAATTTACGACCTAATTCAGCATCCTTATTTTCAAAGGTTAAGACGTATTTCTCAAATGGGATTGTCGTATTTAGTGTATCCAGGAGCAAATCATACCCGTTTTCATCACGCTTTAGGATGTATGCATTTGATGCAAAAAGCAGTAGATGTATTGCGTTTTAAGGGGGTTTCAATTTCTGAAGAGGAAGAAAATGCACTTTATATTGCTATTTTATTGCATGATATAGGTCATGGTCCATTTTCACATGCTATGGAAAAAAGTATCGTTGAAGATGTACATCATGAAGAGATATCGTTGCTATTTATGCGTCAGTTGAATAAGGAATTCAAAGGAAAGTTAAGTTTAGCCATAAAAATATTCGAGGGAGATTATCCACGAAAATTCATGTTGCAATTAATTTCTAGTCAATTAGACATGGATCGAATGGACTATTTAAAACGGGATAGTTTTTATTCTGGAGTTGCGGAGGGCAATGTCAATTCGGAGCGTTTAATTCAAATGATGAACGTTGAAGATGATTATTTAGTGATTGAAGAAAAAGGAATTTATTCAGTTGAAAAGTTTTTAATGTCAAGACGTTTAATGTATTGGCAAGCTTATTTGCATAAAACTAGTTTAGTGGCTGAATTAGTGTTGACTAAAATTTTAAAACGAGCCAAAGAACTTATCTTAAAAGGTGTAGTATTGCCTTGCAGTGAACCTTTACAGTTTTTTATGCAAAATAAAATTGATTTGGCTTCCTTTGATACTAATACCTTAGATTTATTTTCACAGTTAGATGATTTTGATATTATTAGTGCACTGAAAGCTTGGCAACGACAAGATGATTTTATTTTGTCAACATTGAGCAAAATGATAATTAATAGAGATTTATTAAAAATTCAGTTAACCAGTGATAAAGTAGCAATTGATGATTTAAATCCGTTAAGGGAGAAATTTGCTTCAGAACATAATATTAGTTTGGCCGATACTAATTATTTTATTTTTAAAGGAAAAATTAAAAATCAAGCTTATAATAAAGAAGCTGAACCCATTCGTATACTTAAAAAAGATAGAACAATAGAAGATGTTATTGAATCTTCAGACCAACTGAATTTGAAATCATTATCAAAATCAGTAACCAAATACTATATATGTTTTCCAAAACAACTAGTATAA